The Rhodopseudomonas palustris genome window below encodes:
- the wrbA gene encoding NAD(P)H:quinone oxidoreductase: MAKVLVLYYSAYGHIEAMANAVAEGAREAGAQVDIKRVPELVPPDVAKASHYKLDQAAPVATIEDLANYDAIVIGTGTRFGRMASQMSNFLDQAGGLWARGALNGKVGGAFTSTATQHGGQETTLFSIITNLLHFGMVVVGLNYGFGDQMRLDQVTGGAPYGATTITGGDGSRQPSETELAGARYQGKTIAETAIKLHS, encoded by the coding sequence ATGGCGAAGGTTCTGGTTCTTTACTACTCGGCTTACGGTCACATCGAAGCGATGGCCAACGCGGTCGCCGAAGGCGCGCGTGAGGCCGGCGCGCAGGTCGACATCAAGCGCGTGCCCGAACTGGTACCGCCGGACGTCGCCAAGGCATCGCACTACAAGCTCGATCAGGCTGCGCCGGTCGCAACCATCGAGGACCTCGCCAATTACGACGCGATCGTCATCGGCACCGGCACCCGGTTCGGCCGCATGGCGTCGCAAATGTCCAATTTCCTGGACCAGGCCGGCGGCCTGTGGGCGCGTGGCGCGCTGAACGGCAAGGTCGGCGGCGCCTTCACCTCGACCGCGACCCAGCACGGCGGCCAGGAAACCACGCTGTTTTCGATCATCACCAATCTGCTGCATTTCGGCATGGTGGTGGTCGGCCTCAACTACGGCTTCGGCGACCAGATGCGGCTCGATCAGGTGACGGGCGGTGCCCCCTATGGCGCCACCACGATCACCGGCGGCGACGGATCGCGCCAGCCGAGCGAAACCGAACTCGCCGGTGCCCGCTACCAGGGCAAGACCATCGCCGAAACCGCCATCAAGCTGCACAGCTAA
- a CDS encoding pirin family protein, which translates to MIELRPFDRLGGADHGWLKAKHHFSFASYYDPNNMGHGALRVWNDDEIAPDTGFPPHPHRDMEIITYVRDGAITHQDSLGNKGRTQAGDVQVMSAGSGVRHSEYNLEPETTRIFQIWIEPTQGGGQPTWGSKPFPKADRSGKLVTIASGFATDTDALPIRADARVLATTLKAGETATYDAEKARHLYLVPAVGNVEVNGVRVNARDGAAIHGETKLTITALADAELVLVDAA; encoded by the coding sequence ATGATTGAACTCCGTCCCTTCGACCGGCTCGGCGGCGCCGACCATGGCTGGCTCAAGGCCAAGCACCACTTCTCGTTCGCCAGCTACTACGACCCCAACAACATGGGCCACGGCGCCTTGCGGGTCTGGAACGACGACGAGATCGCCCCGGATACCGGCTTTCCGCCGCATCCGCATCGCGACATGGAGATCATCACCTATGTGCGCGACGGCGCAATCACCCACCAGGACTCGCTCGGCAACAAGGGCCGCACCCAAGCCGGCGACGTTCAGGTGATGAGCGCGGGTTCGGGCGTCCGGCACTCCGAGTACAACCTCGAGCCGGAGACCACCCGGATCTTCCAGATCTGGATCGAGCCGACGCAAGGTGGCGGCCAGCCGACCTGGGGCTCCAAGCCGTTCCCGAAGGCCGACCGCTCCGGCAAGCTCGTCACCATCGCGTCGGGCTTTGCGACCGACACCGACGCGCTGCCGATCCGCGCCGACGCCCGAGTGCTGGCGACGACGCTGAAGGCAGGCGAGACGGCGACTTACGACGCCGAGAAGGCGCGGCACCTCTATCTGGTCCCGGCCGTCGGCAACGTCGAGGTCAACGGCGTCCGCGTCAACGCTCGCGACGGCGCCGCGATCCACGGCGAGACCAAGCTCACCATCACGGCGCTCGCAGACGCCGAGCTGGTGCTGGTCGACGCGGCGTAA
- a CDS encoding LysR family transcriptional regulator, producing the protein MSKLPDFEALAIFAKVVELRSFAAVAAEFGLSKATVSKAVTRLEARLGARLFNRTSRRLALTDAGHRLAERAAQLLADGEAAEAEALAQSAAPRGLVRLAVPMTFGVKVIAPLLPEFFAAYPDVSIDLHLSDAMVDLIGDGFDAGVRIATLPDSSLVARRLCAMPRYTVASNAYLQAHGRPTHPMHLAQHRCLGYAYLSTPNTWHYTNDAGDQVAVRPGGPLRVNNGEALLPSVIAGLGIADLPEFIVGDAIAAGEVEVILDGWHQRESAVHLVTPPGGPRPARVEVLSEFLADQLGRLGRKRRSAR; encoded by the coding sequence ATGAGCAAGCTTCCGGACTTCGAAGCGCTGGCGATCTTCGCCAAGGTGGTCGAGCTGCGCTCGTTCGCGGCGGTGGCGGCCGAGTTCGGGCTGTCGAAGGCCACGGTCTCCAAGGCGGTGACCCGGCTGGAGGCGCGGCTCGGCGCGCGGCTGTTCAACCGCACGTCGCGGCGGCTGGCGCTGACCGATGCCGGCCACCGGCTCGCCGAGCGTGCCGCGCAGCTGCTTGCGGACGGCGAGGCCGCCGAGGCCGAGGCGCTGGCGCAATCCGCGGCACCGCGCGGCCTGGTGCGGCTGGCGGTGCCGATGACTTTCGGCGTCAAGGTGATCGCGCCGCTGCTGCCGGAGTTCTTCGCCGCCTATCCGGACGTGTCGATCGATCTGCATCTGTCCGACGCGATGGTCGACCTGATCGGCGACGGTTTCGATGCCGGCGTCCGCATCGCCACGCTGCCGGATTCCTCGCTGGTGGCGCGGCGGCTGTGCGCGATGCCGCGCTACACGGTGGCGTCGAACGCCTATCTGCAGGCGCACGGCCGGCCGACGCATCCGATGCATCTCGCCCAGCACCGCTGTCTCGGCTACGCTTATCTGTCGACGCCGAACACCTGGCATTACACCAACGACGCCGGCGATCAGGTCGCGGTGCGGCCGGGCGGGCCGCTGCGGGTCAACAACGGCGAGGCGCTGCTGCCGTCGGTGATCGCCGGGCTCGGCATCGCCGATCTGCCGGAGTTCATCGTCGGTGATGCGATCGCGGCCGGCGAAGTCGAAGTGATTCTGGATGGCTGGCACCAGCGCGAGAGCGCGGTGCATCTGGTGACGCCGCCCGGCGGGCCGCGGCCGGCGCGGGTCGAGGTGCTGTCGGAATTCCTTGCCGATCAGCTCGGCCGTCTCGGCCGCAAGCGGCGGAGCGCGCGCTGA
- a CDS encoding protein-disulfide reductase DsbD domain-containing protein — MTAIVPSRAVLFAAAVLAATACGARADDVSPWVTEQHSAVRLLAGSRSGGVLLGGIAFQLQPGWKTYWRTPGDSGVPPRFDFSKSENVEAVTILWPAPQAFPDGAGGTSLGYKEQVVLPLRIVTKHADKPVTLRLTVDYAVCEKLCIPVVASPELEFASVASTQDGALAAALDTVPVPASVGDSNPVTIRDVVRKGDKDVEVDVVAPTGAKVSLFVEGPTAEWALPVPKEIKGAPAGLRRFSFALDGLPSGAQAAGAALKFTLVGPDKAYEFNVTLE, encoded by the coding sequence ATGACCGCAATCGTTCCGTCTCGTGCCGTTCTGTTCGCCGCCGCCGTGCTCGCGGCCACCGCCTGCGGCGCCCGCGCCGACGACGTGTCGCCATGGGTTACCGAGCAACATTCCGCCGTCCGGCTGCTGGCCGGCTCACGTAGCGGCGGCGTGCTGCTGGGTGGGATTGCCTTCCAGTTGCAGCCCGGCTGGAAAACTTACTGGCGCACGCCGGGCGATTCCGGCGTGCCGCCGCGGTTCGACTTCTCCAAGTCGGAGAACGTCGAGGCGGTGACGATCCTGTGGCCGGCACCGCAAGCTTTTCCCGATGGCGCCGGCGGCACCTCGCTCGGCTACAAGGAGCAGGTCGTACTGCCGCTGCGCATCGTGACCAAACATGCCGACAAGCCGGTGACACTGCGTCTCACTGTTGACTACGCGGTGTGTGAGAAGCTGTGCATTCCGGTGGTGGCGAGCCCTGAGCTGGAATTTGCCAGCGTCGCCTCGACCCAGGACGGTGCGCTCGCCGCGGCACTCGACACCGTGCCGGTGCCGGCCAGCGTCGGAGACAGCAATCCGGTGACGATCCGCGACGTCGTCCGCAAGGGCGACAAGGATGTAGAAGTGGATGTCGTCGCGCCGACCGGCGCCAAGGTCAGCCTGTTCGTCGAAGGCCCGACGGCCGAATGGGCGCTGCCGGTGCCGAAGGAGATCAAGGGCGCCCCGGCCGGCCTGCGCCGCTTCAGCTTCGCACTCGATGGATTGCCGTCCGGCGCCCAGGCCGCCGGCGCCGCGCTGAAGTTCACCCTGGTCGGTCCCGACAAGGCCTACGAGTTCAACGTCACGCTCGAATAA
- a CDS encoding YqgE/AlgH family protein — protein METASKRPKSGAAKKPAASKARGDGPSYLDGQLLIAMPVMEDERFARSVIYICAHSSEGAMGIIVNRPAGSIDFPELLVQLDIVEKPEQIKLPDHAESMKVLRGGPVETGRGFVLHSSDFFIKDATLPIDDGICLTATVDILKAIAGGTGPKHAILALGYAGWAPGQLENEIQENGWLHCDADADLIFGDDIEDKYDRALHKLGIEPGMLSAEAGHA, from the coding sequence ATGGAGACTGCATCCAAAAGGCCGAAGTCCGGCGCAGCCAAGAAGCCCGCCGCCAGCAAGGCGCGCGGCGATGGGCCGAGCTATCTCGACGGCCAGCTCCTGATCGCGATGCCGGTGATGGAAGACGAGCGCTTTGCGCGCTCGGTGATCTACATTTGCGCGCATTCATCGGAAGGCGCCATGGGGATCATCGTCAATCGCCCCGCGGGCAGCATCGATTTCCCCGAATTGCTGGTGCAGCTCGACATCGTCGAGAAGCCCGAGCAGATCAAGCTTCCTGATCACGCCGAGTCCATGAAGGTGCTGAGGGGCGGACCGGTCGAGACCGGCCGCGGATTCGTGCTGCATTCGAGCGACTTCTTTATCAAGGATGCCACATTGCCGATCGATGACGGCATTTGTCTGACCGCCACCGTGGACATCCTCAAGGCGATCGCCGGCGGCACCGGGCCGAAGCACGCCATCCTGGCGCTCGGCTATGCCGGCTGGGCGCCCGGCCAGCTCGAGAATGAAATCCAGGAAAACGGCTGGCTGCACTGCGACGCCGATGCCGACCTGATCTTCGGCGACGACATCGAAGACAAATACGACCGCGCACTGCACAAGCTCGGCATCGAGCCGGGGATGCTGTCCGCCGAGGCTGGGCACGCGTAG
- a CDS encoding EAL domain-containing protein codes for MRLIRCLALLALGVMMVAAVPQAHAIDAVSVRSDAPAIDLTGVLEHLHSDNDRVQISTAPGNDGIVRRVEVRAREGGQNWVVFALANNSDDQLDRLIVAPHYRMVGSGLLWPDLGMSRIATITPSTGDRPERQDSATADIFRVTLDPGSVITFVAELRTDKLPQLYLWEPEAYKDKVNSFTLYQGIVIGISGLLALVLTILFVVKGSIMFPAAAALAWAVLVYIGIDFGFWGKVLDMSSGAERVWRASGEAILAATLLVFLFAYLNLSRWHVRYSHITLGWLAFLGSLVALALFDPAVASGIARISLVLIAFAGFALIVYLSTHGFDRAVLLIPTWFLLVVWVVASGMAVAGTVTNDIVGPALLGGLVLIVMLIGFTVMQHAFSGGGATGGVISDVERRALALIGSGDLIWDWDVSADKVFTSPETEALLGLKRGALEGSAASWLEVLHPLDQDRFRAALDSVLDQRRGRLTQDFRLRTPDGHFMWFSLKARPVVGTDGEVTRVVGTLTDVTEIKIAEERMLHDSVHDNLTGLPNRKLFIDRLGAVANFAKTMPALRPTLMVIDLDRFKQVNDSVGIAVGDSILLTLARRLSRILKPQDTLARIAGDQFGLILLSEQDPAKITAFAETIRKTIKAPIAFNDREIFLTASIGLALSDPQTQLSDEIIKDAELAMYHSKRIGGDRIDVYKPAMRARKSDRLTLESELRRAIERKEITILYQPIVRLEDRSIAGFEALARWDHPKLGRMSPSEFISIAEEIGLIVELGTFVLDQTAKQLSIWQRAMRAREPIFASVNVSSRQLLRHDLLHDIRTVTSRSSVARGTLKLELTESLVMENPEHAAQMLQRIRELGIGLSLDDFGTGHSSLSYLQRFPFDTIKIDQSFVRTTSRGTRPVILKSIIALAHDLGMDVVAEGAETDSDAVELYQLGCEYAQGFAFGEPMDADAAMKLLTEEQRLEAAS; via the coding sequence TTGCGTCTGATCAGATGCCTCGCGCTGCTGGCGCTGGGCGTGATGATGGTTGCGGCTGTCCCGCAGGCACACGCCATCGATGCCGTCAGCGTCCGCAGCGACGCGCCGGCGATCGACCTCACCGGTGTGCTGGAGCATCTGCACAGCGATAATGATCGCGTTCAGATTTCCACCGCGCCCGGCAATGACGGCATCGTCCGCCGCGTCGAGGTGCGCGCCCGCGAGGGCGGCCAGAATTGGGTGGTGTTCGCGCTCGCCAACAACTCCGACGACCAGCTCGATCGTTTGATCGTGGCGCCGCACTATCGGATGGTCGGCTCGGGGCTGCTGTGGCCCGACCTCGGTATGTCGCGCATCGCCACCATCACGCCGTCGACCGGCGACCGCCCGGAGCGGCAGGACAGCGCGACCGCCGACATCTTCCGCGTCACGCTCGATCCCGGCTCGGTGATCACCTTCGTGGCCGAGCTGCGCACCGACAAGCTGCCGCAGCTCTATCTTTGGGAGCCGGAAGCCTACAAGGACAAGGTCAACTCGTTCACGCTGTATCAAGGCATCGTGATCGGCATCTCCGGCCTGTTGGCGCTGGTGCTGACCATCCTGTTCGTCGTCAAGGGCAGCATCATGTTTCCGGCCGCGGCGGCGCTGGCCTGGGCGGTGCTGGTCTATATCGGCATTGATTTCGGCTTCTGGGGCAAGGTGCTCGACATGTCGTCGGGCGCCGAGCGGGTGTGGCGCGCTTCGGGCGAAGCGATCCTGGCCGCGACGCTGCTCGTCTTCCTGTTCGCCTATCTCAATCTCAGTCGCTGGCACGTCCGCTATTCGCACATCACGCTGGGATGGCTCGCCTTCCTCGGCTCGCTGGTGGCGCTGGCGCTGTTTGATCCTGCGGTGGCGTCCGGCATCGCACGCATCTCGCTGGTGCTGATCGCCTTCGCGGGCTTCGCGCTGATCGTCTATCTGTCGACCCACGGCTTCGACCGCGCGGTGCTGCTGATCCCGACCTGGTTCCTACTGGTGGTGTGGGTGGTGGCCTCCGGCATGGCGGTGGCCGGCACCGTCACCAACGACATCGTCGGCCCGGCGCTGCTCGGCGGCCTGGTGCTGATCGTGATGCTGATCGGCTTCACCGTGATGCAGCACGCGTTCTCGGGCGGCGGCGCCACCGGCGGGGTGATCTCCGACGTCGAACGCCGCGCGCTGGCGCTGATCGGCTCAGGCGACCTGATCTGGGACTGGGACGTCTCGGCCGACAAGGTGTTCACCAGCCCTGAGACCGAAGCGCTGCTCGGCCTGAAGCGCGGCGCGCTGGAAGGCTCCGCCGCAAGCTGGCTCGAAGTGCTGCACCCGCTCGACCAGGACCGTTTCCGCGCCGCTCTCGACAGCGTGCTTGACCAGCGCCGCGGCCGGCTGACCCAGGACTTCCGGCTGCGCACTCCGGACGGCCACTTCATGTGGTTCTCGCTGAAGGCGCGCCCGGTGGTCGGCACCGACGGTGAAGTCACCCGCGTGGTCGGCACCTTGACCGACGTCACCGAGATCAAGATCGCCGAAGAGCGGATGCTGCACGACAGCGTGCACGACAACCTCACCGGCCTGCCCAACCGCAAGCTGTTCATCGACCGCCTCGGTGCGGTGGCGAACTTCGCCAAGACCATGCCGGCGCTGCGGCCAACCCTGATGGTGATCGACCTCGACCGCTTCAAGCAGGTCAACGATTCCGTCGGCATCGCGGTCGGCGACTCGATCCTGCTGACGCTGGCGCGGCGGCTGAGCCGCATCCTCAAGCCGCAGGATACGCTGGCACGGATCGCCGGCGATCAGTTCGGGCTGATCCTGCTGTCCGAGCAGGACCCGGCCAAGATCACCGCCTTCGCCGAGACCATCCGCAAGACCATCAAGGCGCCGATCGCGTTCAACGATCGCGAGATCTTCCTCACCGCCTCGATCGGCCTCGCACTCTCCGACCCGCAGACCCAGTTGTCCGACGAGATCATCAAGGACGCCGAGCTGGCGATGTATCACTCCAAGCGGATCGGCGGCGACCGCATCGACGTCTACAAGCCGGCGATGCGGGCGCGGAAGTCGGACCGGCTGACGCTGGAATCCGAACTGCGCCGGGCGATCGAGCGCAAGGAAATCACCATCCTGTATCAGCCGATCGTGCGGCTCGAAGACCGTTCGATCGCCGGCTTCGAGGCGCTGGCGCGCTGGGATCATCCCAAGCTCGGACGGATGTCGCCGAGCGAGTTCATCTCGATTGCCGAAGAGATCGGGCTGATCGTCGAGCTCGGCACCTTCGTGCTCGACCAGACCGCCAAGCAGCTCTCGATCTGGCAGCGCGCGATGCGCGCCCGCGAGCCGATCTTCGCCTCGGTCAATGTGTCGTCGCGGCAGCTGCTGCGCCACGATCTGCTGCACGACATCCGCACCGTGACGTCGCGCTCGTCGGTCGCACGCGGCACGCTGAAGCTCGAACTCACCGAGTCGCTGGTGATGGAGAATCCGGAGCACGCAGCCCAGATGCTGCAGCGGATCCGCGAGCTCGGCATCGGGCTGTCGCTCGACGATTTCGGCACCGGACATTCGTCGCTGAGCTACCTGCAGCGCTTCCCGTTCGACACCATCAAGATCGATCAGTCGTTCGTCCGCACCACCAGCCGCGGCACCCGCCCGGTGATCCTGAAGTCGATCATCGCGCTGGCGCACGACCTCGGCATGGACGTAGTGGCGGAAGGCGCCGAGACGGATTCGGATGCGGTGGAGCTGTATCAGCTCGGCTGTGAATACGCCCAGGGCTTCGCCTTCGGCGAACCGATGGACGCCGATGCGGCGATGAAGCTGCTGACCGAAGAGCAGCGCCTGGAAGCGGCGAGCTGA
- a CDS encoding NAD(P)H-quinone oxidoreductase: MEPIPSQMTVVGISKPGGPEVLLPETRDVPKPGPGEILVKVAAAGVNRPDVAQRSGSYPPPPGASDLPGLEIAGEVVALGDGASRHKLGDKVMSLVAGGGYAEYCIAQDAQAMKVPAAYSMIEAGATPETLMTVWHNVFERGGLQPGETLLVHGGSSGIGTMAIQLAVALGSKVITTVGSQDKADACLKLGASRAINYKTEDFVAAVKEATGGKGVEVILDMVGGDYIERNYDAAAMDGRIVQIAFLGGAKSNVNFVKLMTKRLHHTGSTLRPRSNADKAAMVAAIEAKVLPLLEQGRIKPLIDGTFALRDAADAHRRMETSQHIGKIVLTV; encoded by the coding sequence ATGGAACCGATCCCTTCGCAAATGACCGTGGTTGGGATCAGCAAGCCGGGCGGTCCCGAAGTTTTGCTGCCCGAGACGCGCGACGTGCCGAAGCCCGGCCCCGGGGAAATCCTGGTCAAAGTTGCGGCCGCCGGCGTCAACCGTCCCGATGTGGCACAGCGCTCCGGCAGCTACCCGCCGCCGCCCGGCGCCAGCGACCTGCCGGGCCTCGAAATCGCCGGCGAAGTGGTGGCGCTCGGCGATGGCGCCTCCCGGCACAAGCTCGGCGACAAGGTGATGTCGCTGGTAGCTGGTGGCGGCTACGCGGAATATTGCATCGCCCAGGACGCGCAGGCGATGAAGGTGCCGGCCGCCTATTCGATGATCGAAGCCGGCGCCACGCCCGAGACGCTGATGACGGTGTGGCACAACGTGTTCGAGCGCGGCGGCCTGCAGCCCGGCGAAACGTTGCTGGTGCACGGCGGCTCGTCCGGCATTGGTACGATGGCGATCCAGCTCGCGGTCGCGCTCGGATCGAAAGTGATCACCACCGTCGGCTCGCAGGACAAAGCCGACGCCTGCCTCAAGCTCGGCGCCAGCCGCGCCATCAACTACAAGACCGAGGACTTCGTCGCGGCGGTGAAGGAAGCCACCGGCGGCAAAGGTGTCGAAGTGATCCTCGACATGGTCGGCGGCGATTACATCGAGCGCAACTACGACGCCGCCGCGATGGACGGCCGCATCGTGCAGATCGCGTTCCTCGGCGGTGCCAAGTCCAACGTCAACTTCGTCAAGCTGATGACCAAGCGGCTGCACCACACCGGCTCGACGCTGCGGCCGCGCTCCAATGCCGACAAAGCCGCGATGGTCGCGGCGATCGAAGCCAAGGTGCTCCCTCTGCTCGAGCAGGGCCGGATCAAGCCGCTGATCGACGGCACCTTCGCGCTGCGGGACGCCGCCGATGCTCACCGGCGGATGGAAACCAGCCAACATATTGGCAAAATTGTGTTGACTGTGTGA
- a CDS encoding DUF1192 domain-containing protein — MALEEDDKPRTKISHDIGQDLSLLSVEELSGRIALLQAEIARLETALTMKRATREAADRIFKS; from the coding sequence ATGGCGCTTGAAGAAGATGACAAGCCGAGGACCAAGATCAGTCACGACATCGGTCAGGATTTGTCGCTGCTGTCGGTCGAAGAACTCAGCGGGCGGATCGCTCTGCTGCAAGCCGAGATCGCCCGGCTCGAAACTGCGCTGACGATGAAGCGCGCCACCCGCGAAGCAGCGGATCGCATCTTCAAATCTTGA
- a CDS encoding DUF1465 family protein — MSDVAQGESALVVLSERLTSSAAFTALFREGMDLVEETAAYLDGSGRAEAKLLDRAVSLTYATESMRLTTRLMQLASWLLLHRAVKEGEMTLIQANREKTKVKLSAADPGAPDVLERLPEQLQSLIARSMSLQSRIRRLDSTMHTPPEPPALGNPLVPQLNMLKAAFEN; from the coding sequence ATGTCTGATGTCGCGCAGGGCGAATCCGCCTTGGTGGTGCTCAGCGAACGGCTGACCAGTTCGGCAGCGTTCACGGCTCTATTTCGGGAGGGCATGGATCTGGTCGAAGAGACCGCCGCCTATCTCGACGGCTCCGGCCGCGCGGAGGCCAAGCTGCTCGACCGCGCCGTGAGCCTGACTTACGCCACCGAGAGCATGCGCCTGACCACCCGGCTGATGCAGCTCGCCTCCTGGCTGTTGCTGCACCGCGCCGTGAAGGAAGGCGAGATGACGCTTATCCAGGCCAACCGCGAAAAGACCAAGGTCAAGCTGTCGGCCGCCGATCCCGGCGCGCCTGATGTGCTGGAGCGCTTGCCGGAACAGCTGCAGTCGCTGATCGCGCGGTCGATGAGCCTGCAAAGCCGGATCCGCCGGCTCGACTCCACCATGCACACCCCGCCGGAGCCGCCGGCGCTCGGCAACCCGCTGGTGCCGCAGCTCAATATGCTGAAGGCCGCGTTCGAGAACTGA
- the rpmE gene encoding 50S ribosomal protein L31, whose amino-acid sequence MKTEIHPDYHTITVVMTDGTEYQTRSTWGKEGDKLNLDIDPKSHPAWTGGTQQVLDRGGRVSRFQKKFSGFLKKD is encoded by the coding sequence ATGAAGACCGAAATTCACCCGGACTATCATACCATTACCGTCGTCATGACTGACGGGACCGAGTACCAGACGCGGTCGACCTGGGGCAAAGAGGGCGACAAGCTGAACCTCGACATCGACCCGAAGTCGCATCCGGCGTGGACCGGCGGCACCCAGCAGGTGCTGGACCGCGGCGGCCGCGTGTCGCGCTTCCAGAAGAAGTTCTCGGGCTTCCTCAAGAAGGATTGA
- a CDS encoding ABC transporter transmembrane domain-containing protein, with product MTAPNKPQSSNSDASAISLSLDAIAATENVGPRTGTLRADADPSQVEEVAAVVKRSRLKPLLSLMPYVARYRGRATLALIALIVAAATTLVVPVAVRRLIDFGFSAEGVELINGYFSVMLGVVVVLAAASAARYYLVMTIGERIVADVRRDVFRHLTALSPAFFDSARSGELISRLTADTTQIKSAVGASVSIALRNMLLFVGAISMMVISSPRLSGFVLAAIPLIVIPLVAFGRWVRRLSRNAQDTLADASAYAAELVGAIRTVQAYTNERVANARFGGAVEESYEAARSSTGARALLTAIIIFIVFASVVAILWVGSHDVAIGAMSPGRLGQFILYAVFAASSLGQLSEVWGEVSAASGAAERLFEILRVKPEIAAPAQPKALPMPVRGDVVFDNVSFSYPTRPDFLALDGLSLSIRAGEKVAIVGPSGAGKSTLFHLLLRFYDPTSGTVSLDGVAINAADPQAVRERIALVPQDSVVFAATARDNIRFGRDDASELDVERAAQQAHATEFISRLPEGFDTRLGERGVTLSGGQRQRIAIARAILRDAPLLLLDEATSSLDAESEVLVQTALQQLMRDRTTLVIAHRLATVLSCDRIVVMEHGRIVEQGTHAQLVARGGLYARLAKLQFEAA from the coding sequence ATGACGGCACCGAATAAACCGCAGAGCTCCAACTCCGACGCGTCGGCGATCAGTTTGTCGCTGGACGCGATCGCGGCGACCGAGAACGTCGGGCCCCGCACCGGCACCCTGCGGGCCGATGCCGATCCGAGCCAGGTCGAGGAGGTCGCGGCCGTCGTCAAGCGCAGCCGGCTGAAGCCGTTGCTCTCGCTGATGCCGTATGTGGCCCGCTACCGCGGCCGCGCCACGCTTGCGCTGATCGCCCTGATCGTTGCGGCTGCCACGACCCTGGTGGTTCCGGTCGCGGTGCGTCGGCTGATCGATTTCGGCTTCAGCGCCGAAGGTGTCGAGCTCATCAACGGCTATTTCAGCGTCATGCTCGGTGTCGTGGTGGTGCTCGCGGCCGCCAGTGCGGCCCGGTATTACCTGGTGATGACGATCGGCGAGCGGATCGTCGCCGACGTCCGGCGCGACGTGTTCCGGCATCTCACCGCGCTGTCGCCGGCGTTTTTCGATTCCGCCCGCAGCGGCGAGCTGATCTCGCGGCTGACCGCCGACACCACCCAGATCAAATCCGCCGTCGGCGCCTCGGTGTCGATCGCGCTGCGCAACATGCTGCTGTTCGTCGGCGCGATCTCGATGATGGTGATCTCGAGCCCGCGGCTGTCCGGCTTCGTCCTGGCGGCGATTCCGCTGATCGTAATTCCGCTGGTCGCGTTCGGGCGCTGGGTGCGGCGGCTGTCGCGCAACGCGCAGGACACGCTGGCGGACGCGTCGGCCTATGCGGCCGAACTGGTCGGCGCGATCCGTACCGTGCAGGCTTACACCAACGAACGCGTCGCCAATGCCCGGTTCGGCGGCGCGGTCGAAGAGTCTTACGAGGCGGCGCGCAGCTCGACCGGTGCGCGGGCGCTGCTCACCGCGATCATCATTTTCATCGTGTTCGCCAGCGTGGTGGCGATCCTGTGGGTCGGCTCCCACGACGTTGCCATTGGCGCCATGTCGCCGGGCCGGCTCGGTCAGTTCATCCTGTACGCGGTGTTCGCGGCTTCCAGCCTCGGCCAGCTCAGCGAAGTCTGGGGCGAAGTGTCGGCAGCCTCGGGTGCAGCCGAACGGCTGTTCGAAATCCTGCGGGTCAAGCCGGAGATCGCGGCGCCGGCGCAGCCGAAGGCGCTGCCGATGCCGGTGCGCGGCGACGTGGTGTTCGACAATGTCAGCTTTTCCTATCCGACCCGGCCGGACTTCCTGGCGCTCGACGGCCTGTCGCTGAGCATTCGTGCAGGCGAGAAGGTCGCGATCGTCGGCCCCTCCGGCGCCGGCAAGAGCACGCTGTTTCACCTGCTGCTGCGGTTCTACGATCCGACCTCCGGCACGGTCTCGCTCGACGGCGTCGCCATCAACGCCGCCGATCCGCAGGCAGTGCGCGAGCGGATCGCCCTGGTGCCGCAGGATTCGGTGGTGTTCGCCGCGACCGCGCGCGACAACATCCGGTTCGGCCGCGATGACGCCAGCGAGCTCGACGTCGAGCGCGCCGCGCAGCAGGCCCACGCCACTGAATTCATCTCGCGCCTGCCGGAGGGCTTTGACACCCGGCTCGGCGAACGCGGCGTGACGCTGTCCGGCGGTCAGCGCCAGCGCATCGCCATCGCCCGCGCGATCCTGCGCGATGCGCCGCTGCTGCTGCTCGACGAAGCGACCTCGTCACTCGACGCTGAAAGCGAAGTACTGGTGCAGACGGCGCTGCAGCAGCTGATGCGCGACCGCACCACGCTGGTGATCGCCCATCGCCTCGCCACCGTGCTGTCGTGCGACCGCATCGTGGTGATGGAGCACGGCCGCATCGTCGAGCAGGGCACCCACGCCCAGCTCGTCGCCCGCGGCGGCCTCTACGCCCGCCTCGCCAAGCTGCAGTTCGAGGCGGCGTAG